A genomic region of Pseudoalteromonas piscicida contains the following coding sequences:
- a CDS encoding bifunctional 2',3'-cyclic-nucleotide 2'-phosphodiesterase/3'-nucleotidase: MKTKLLPIALLCGATSIITGCSDSDNDVDINVPKGPDIPKEGTAVSLRLLETTDLHANVLNYNYFSDKQDDKVGLVKTAALIHQARSQVKNSMLVDNGDLIQGSPLGDYMAKIKNLKEGEVHPVYKAMNTLEYDVANIGNHEFNFGLAFLDEAIDDANFPYISANVFKVDGDEDETNDVPLFKPYLIQEKQFFDENDKLQVIKVGFIGFVPPQIMQWDKANLEGKVIAKDIVKMAKHYVPKMKAEGADIVVAIPHSGLDVSADKPMAENASYALSKVDDIDAIMFGHAHANFPGSGYADLAAHGVDNDKGTINGVAAVMPGFWGNHLGVIDLDIQFKSGKWVVVDSQSTLKAIYETDENRNTVSLVESDAAIEAAVHREHAETRAWVNEPFAKITNTVNSYFALVNDDPSIQIVTDAQAWYTAKIVQGTELDGLPILSAGAPFRAGRGGPDDFTAIPAGDIAYRNVADMYIYPNVLKVLKLKGSEVREWLEMSAGQFNQITPNTEGVQALINPDFPSYNYDVLDGVTYQIDVTEPARYAANGEKVSNGNRIKALKYQGELVKDDQVFLVATNNYRASGGGNFPNIKGDKIVVDSPNENRQVVADYITFVSDQNGAAGLDPSADMNWSFAPVVGANIEFFSSTSADAETYSQQFNHILPTGKTDERGFALYQLDLTQPLN, from the coding sequence ATGAAAACAAAACTACTTCCAATCGCACTACTGTGCGGTGCCACAAGCATTATTACTGGCTGCTCAGATTCAGATAACGATGTTGATATAAACGTGCCGAAAGGACCTGATATTCCAAAAGAGGGCACTGCGGTGTCTTTGCGTTTACTAGAAACCACAGATTTGCATGCAAATGTATTGAACTACAACTACTTCTCAGACAAGCAAGATGACAAAGTGGGTCTAGTGAAAACCGCGGCGTTAATCCATCAAGCGAGAAGCCAAGTTAAAAACTCCATGCTGGTAGATAATGGCGACTTGATCCAAGGTAGTCCGCTTGGCGACTATATGGCGAAGATAAAAAACCTCAAAGAGGGAGAGGTTCATCCTGTTTATAAGGCCATGAACACACTAGAGTACGATGTAGCAAATATTGGTAATCATGAGTTTAACTTTGGCTTAGCGTTTTTAGACGAAGCAATCGACGATGCGAATTTTCCCTATATTAGTGCAAACGTATTTAAGGTTGATGGCGACGAAGATGAAACAAATGATGTTCCGTTGTTTAAGCCTTACCTAATTCAAGAAAAACAATTCTTTGATGAGAATGACAAACTTCAGGTGATTAAAGTCGGCTTTATCGGGTTTGTTCCACCGCAAATTATGCAATGGGATAAGGCCAATCTTGAAGGCAAAGTGATCGCTAAAGACATCGTAAAAATGGCAAAGCACTACGTACCTAAGATGAAAGCTGAAGGCGCGGATATTGTCGTTGCTATTCCGCACTCAGGCCTAGACGTGTCAGCCGATAAGCCAATGGCTGAAAATGCATCTTATGCTTTGTCCAAGGTGGATGATATAGACGCCATTATGTTTGGTCACGCGCATGCAAACTTCCCTGGTTCGGGCTACGCAGACTTAGCGGCACATGGTGTCGATAACGACAAAGGCACAATCAATGGCGTTGCGGCTGTAATGCCTGGTTTTTGGGGCAATCATCTTGGTGTAATTGATCTAGATATCCAATTTAAATCAGGTAAATGGGTGGTGGTTGACTCACAGTCTACGCTGAAAGCTATCTATGAAACGGATGAAAATCGTAATACGGTATCGTTGGTAGAAAGCGATGCGGCAATTGAAGCAGCGGTACATCGTGAGCATGCTGAAACTCGCGCATGGGTGAATGAGCCTTTTGCTAAAATTACCAACACAGTGAACAGCTATTTTGCGTTAGTGAATGACGATCCCTCAATCCAAATCGTGACTGACGCACAAGCATGGTATACAGCAAAAATCGTGCAAGGTACTGAGCTTGATGGATTACCTATTCTGTCTGCGGGTGCGCCTTTCAGAGCAGGGCGTGGCGGGCCAGATGACTTTACCGCAATACCTGCAGGTGATATCGCCTATCGTAACGTTGCGGATATGTACATTTACCCGAACGTACTTAAGGTGCTGAAGCTCAAAGGGAGCGAAGTGCGCGAATGGCTTGAAATGTCTGCAGGACAGTTCAATCAAATCACACCAAATACTGAAGGCGTTCAAGCGCTGATCAATCCAGACTTTCCTTCATATAACTATGATGTACTAGATGGTGTGACGTATCAAATTGATGTCACTGAGCCTGCACGCTACGCGGCAAACGGTGAAAAGGTGTCAAACGGTAACCGCATTAAGGCATTGAAGTATCAAGGTGAGTTGGTGAAGGACGACCAAGTATTCTTGGTTGCAACGAATAACTATCGTGCATCTGGTGGCGGTAATTTCCCAAATATTAAGGGAGATAAAATCGTTGTCGACTCGCCAAATGAGAACCGTCAGGTCGTTGCTGACTATATTACTTTTGTTAGCGACCAAAATGGTGCTGCAGGACTTGATCCGTCCGCCGATATGAACTGGTCGTTTGCACCTGTAGTTGGCGCCAATATTGAATTCTTTAGCTCAACCAGTGCGGATGCTGAAACTTACAGTCAGCAATTTAATCATATTCTACCTACCGGCAAAACCGACGAAAGAGGTTTTGCACTTTATCAGCTGGATTTAACACAACCGCTGAACTAA
- a CDS encoding DUF6359 domain-containing protein, whose amino-acid sequence MKQVNFKLCSVVLAAAISTSVFAAQPYDWNNHIPVKTPSTNNNGKTVLFDVSHGGVEGNADWVIDGAFSDFADALVNEGYTVKEYRGVDLNNDGKIRFFDDRTSQSNQNEAVISYDAIKDADVFVLAETNRPFTQSEQAALLQFVADGKGIFFIADHYDADRNLNTWDATEVFNGYNRSDLAKYNLGGEYGDWRNPKSADMGWLAENFGIRFRFNAADYKQGVSGIESASKTEGITLGVTPVLMAAGATLAIVDEQKAKGLVYFSPSDTPAKWRHAKDDGLYFGGRNEGPYVAISKAGLGKAAFIGDSSPIEDATPKYKRQDNGNSKKTYPGWTDNGNAAVLSVNIINWLATPESYQYFDGTNGHASGEVTPVPMAPQEMSDPNNGQPWGTPASGFDAWNTDSYKNNSFNAPYGSGQTNPDPNPDPEPTPDGTISVAQALAASTGSKFAVLGKVTAEVNGIYGILLTDTANASLSINVKLESAQRSDFNPQLNPEILGQSVIVTGTRDSYMGEAGIRYVSDIQIAPVALSVEQALATAEGNEIELVGRVKSALNDIYALVLEDSQNPNHTINVKLESHQRAAFSPQLNPSILDSTLVIKGVRSSYMSAPGIREVSEIQTVGTTTEPSSDMSVADVLALNNGSAVVVSGKITAAVNDIYALELSDSTVVGNKLYIKLESAQRDAFSPKLNPSLIGKSLRVEGIKNDYMSHPGVRNVTSLVLLN is encoded by the coding sequence ATGAAACAAGTAAACTTCAAGCTTTGCAGCGTAGTTTTGGCTGCAGCTATATCCACCTCTGTATTTGCAGCGCAGCCGTATGACTGGAATAACCACATTCCAGTCAAAACACCAAGCACAAACAACAATGGTAAGACAGTATTATTTGATGTGTCACACGGTGGCGTTGAAGGAAACGCTGATTGGGTTATTGACGGTGCGTTTTCAGACTTTGCGGATGCATTAGTTAATGAAGGATATACCGTAAAAGAATATCGTGGTGTTGATTTAAACAATGACGGCAAGATTAGATTCTTTGACGACCGTACCTCTCAAAGCAATCAAAATGAAGCGGTTATCAGCTATGATGCGATTAAAGATGCCGATGTCTTTGTATTGGCAGAAACTAACCGTCCTTTCACTCAATCAGAGCAAGCGGCGTTATTGCAGTTTGTAGCGGATGGAAAAGGGATATTTTTTATTGCAGATCATTATGACGCGGATCGTAATCTAAATACGTGGGATGCCACTGAAGTCTTTAACGGCTACAACCGCTCAGATCTGGCTAAGTATAATCTAGGTGGTGAGTACGGTGACTGGCGTAATCCAAAATCAGCAGACATGGGATGGCTTGCAGAAAATTTTGGGATCCGCTTTCGCTTTAATGCCGCGGATTACAAACAAGGCGTAAGTGGTATTGAGTCTGCGAGCAAAACAGAAGGGATCACACTCGGAGTTACTCCTGTATTGATGGCCGCAGGCGCGACGCTTGCGATTGTAGATGAACAAAAAGCGAAAGGCTTGGTTTATTTTTCACCTTCAGATACACCAGCTAAGTGGCGTCATGCTAAAGATGATGGACTTTACTTTGGTGGTAGAAATGAAGGCCCGTATGTTGCTATCTCAAAAGCTGGGTTAGGCAAAGCCGCATTTATTGGTGATTCTTCCCCAATTGAAGACGCTACACCTAAGTACAAGCGTCAGGATAATGGCAATAGTAAAAAGACGTACCCTGGCTGGACAGACAATGGTAATGCCGCTGTACTTTCGGTCAATATCATCAACTGGCTAGCGACTCCTGAGTCGTATCAGTACTTTGATGGTACTAACGGTCATGCAAGCGGTGAAGTAACACCTGTGCCAATGGCGCCGCAAGAAATGTCTGATCCAAACAATGGTCAGCCATGGGGGACGCCTGCATCGGGTTTTGATGCGTGGAATACAGATAGCTATAAAAATAACTCTTTCAATGCGCCTTATGGTTCAGGGCAAACCAACCCAGATCCTAATCCTGATCCAGAGCCAACTCCTGATGGCACGATTTCTGTAGCACAGGCCCTTGCTGCTTCTACTGGGTCTAAATTTGCTGTGTTAGGTAAAGTGACAGCCGAAGTAAACGGCATCTATGGCATACTACTCACAGATACTGCCAACGCATCGTTAAGTATCAACGTAAAGCTTGAATCTGCTCAGCGCAGTGACTTTAACCCGCAACTCAATCCTGAGATCCTTGGTCAATCAGTTATAGTGACTGGTACTCGAGACAGTTACATGGGTGAGGCTGGTATTCGTTATGTAAGCGATATTCAGATTGCACCAGTGGCATTGTCGGTTGAGCAGGCGCTTGCAACCGCCGAGGGCAATGAAATTGAGCTTGTAGGGCGTGTTAAATCTGCACTTAATGATATCTATGCTTTAGTACTTGAGGACAGCCAAAATCCAAATCATACGATAAATGTTAAACTTGAAAGTCACCAGCGTGCTGCATTTAGTCCGCAGCTTAATCCATCCATTCTTGATTCTACTTTAGTTATCAAAGGTGTTCGCTCATCGTATATGAGTGCACCGGGGATACGAGAAGTCAGTGAAATACAAACCGTTGGTACAACGACAGAGCCATCAAGTGATATGAGTGTTGCTGACGTATTGGCGCTGAATAATGGCTCGGCAGTGGTAGTCAGTGGCAAAATCACAGCTGCGGTAAACGATATCTATGCGCTTGAATTAAGTGACTCAACTGTCGTTGGCAACAAACTATATATTAAGTTGGAATCAGCTCAGCGCGATGCATTTAGTCCCAAGCTTAACCCGAGTTTGATTGGTAAATCACTGAGAGTTGAAGGGATTAAAAATGACTATATGAGTCATCCCGGTGTTCGCAATGTTACTTCACTTGTATTGTTAAATTAA
- a CDS encoding efflux RND transporter periplasmic adaptor subunit, which produces MKCVCLILSLLSFNLYAAAVNVVVTDVKQQQLERTLSLTGSISAAQYAQVSSLTDGVITKISAEAGDIVEANTVLLSLDAALVKAELKSVEAALERAKVDRNNAIRLVKEAQSLSQQKLFAQTELADREAKLQASEATLLEAQAKITYQRELVNRHQLKAPFTGVIAKRTVNLGEWVTRGQTVFELVSSDILWLDLQVPQEYFQLINLGRVVNFSVASEPSVQHQAHVLAKLPVIDKTSRSFLLRLAIPKGAQIRVGASATAKLPLIRAQDQSVIIPSDAILRHPDGGFSVFVAVDGQAKRLNVEIGERINGHIEVLSGLEIGQQVVVEGNELLQEGQALNIVPGL; this is translated from the coding sequence ATGAAATGCGTTTGCTTAATACTCTCTCTTTTATCCTTTAACCTTTATGCTGCAGCGGTCAATGTTGTGGTCACTGATGTAAAGCAACAACAGCTTGAACGAACATTGTCTTTAACGGGCTCAATTAGTGCAGCACAATACGCACAAGTGTCAAGTTTAACCGATGGTGTAATAACTAAGATTTCAGCTGAAGCCGGTGATATTGTTGAAGCAAATACTGTACTGCTGAGTCTCGATGCAGCTTTAGTAAAAGCTGAGCTGAAAAGTGTAGAAGCTGCACTTGAGCGCGCCAAGGTCGATCGCAACAATGCGATAAGGTTGGTAAAAGAAGCACAGTCTCTGTCGCAGCAAAAATTATTTGCGCAAACTGAGCTTGCTGACAGAGAGGCTAAGTTACAAGCATCAGAAGCCACTCTTTTAGAAGCACAAGCTAAGATAACTTATCAGCGAGAGCTCGTTAACCGCCATCAATTAAAAGCGCCTTTTACGGGGGTGATTGCAAAGCGCACAGTTAATTTAGGTGAGTGGGTGACGCGTGGACAAACGGTGTTTGAATTAGTGAGTAGCGATATACTATGGCTCGATTTGCAAGTGCCACAAGAGTACTTTCAGCTTATTAATCTCGGCCGTGTCGTTAATTTTAGCGTCGCAAGCGAGCCAAGCGTGCAGCATCAAGCTCATGTATTAGCAAAACTTCCTGTCATTGACAAAACCAGTCGCTCGTTTCTATTAAGATTGGCAATCCCAAAAGGTGCGCAGATACGTGTCGGCGCATCGGCTACGGCAAAACTGCCGCTAATTCGAGCACAAGACCAAAGCGTGATTATTCCTAGCGATGCGATTTTGCGTCACCCCGACGGTGGGTTCAGTGTCTTTGTGGCCGTTGACGGTCAAGCAAAGCGGTTAAACGTTGAAATTGGTGAGCGAATTAATGGTCATATTGAAGTTTTATCTGGCTTAGAGATAGGGCAACAAGTGGTGGTTGAAGGCAATGAGTTACTGCAAGAAGGCCAGGCATTAAACATTGTACCGGGATTATAG